A single region of the Amphiura filiformis chromosome 7, Afil_fr2py, whole genome shotgun sequence genome encodes:
- the LOC140156723 gene encoding uncharacterized protein, whose protein sequence is MEANDKFTEEVVHSSPFLEQFDSHLQQDASYGDTEKQVYVHKVKAASVLDLSKSTRDGYIGQNYQGAQLIQTTNQGYSNDNILHLPTQQGSIKNSGELIPDLFNRESVILPGTNYTPSDNIVIKDNKVQCDVHMPNPVSYSQLASHDDSRPAANNRPMEEGNISSVSQPFGDGLPKEQVFGNHDNQHLFVNRIDCSNLSPNDKRNDEKQEENDTTAHHATNDQVCVNLIGPTVTETKSNVYPLAETSTNYKDGAEKTSSSPSAADCKKPEVENESQHLSSEVKMATVHESSSSDESSSGDESSSEASSTDDEEASTEVNESDSIKTNQNSVTKISVDNTEQQDGILDQRQETLMKKDEQKQENLEGDISDAADQIDSSQKSLDNSNADATEFVTVTWCHFKCKFCSKTFQIRKLWKTHLVKDHGVKPYVCMYCDERFEKKGLLKEHHRLHETGGVTEKVEEKVLKKVSIKPQTRQKQKQIKSKNIIKESDATTKRKRGRPPGTQKSTTATRGRKKKVVTSSKKSKKHNDPEFIPKASNRSAKVLKDKAGHDSIGLNKRKRGPVLRYVPESYGSSGKRNRSKIANMFPCTQCTRTFSSNQARLLHEKSHKDYQCSDCGEIFKLKRELKKHENTHKAESKTTKTKSKLNTKKTKEKVEDVEDDENSSESETEEEDDVDKDYEGDSNDDDDDNNEATENDKNGPYKCKFCPRMIKKKRNLGKHEKTHVNGNPHTCPHCQKVYVRRRDLRRHMVRHTNEKPYQCEKCKKRFKHEVGLRRHRRLHTGDGLLVCQFCGKKYNGKGSLKAHERIHTGERPYKCHYCDKHFGTQTAQKYHEIEHTGAMICHVCGRQFKSKHNLQEHERIHSGQRPYKCGRCDQSFMSVGARRYHMNVHTGDEHWCDVCNKQFTCKASLDAHKFTHTGLHPYGCKFCPKHFNSISGVRGHEKQVHLGMKRKHKTKSQKVLEKALISQKKTQANRALTKKELKAISDAAKAATMSEQSGGALKPGRKPRSAEKQLPNPFKQAKNILQDYSSSAEHKDISDTQFAGDTNQKAVPIAVDKAQFVHPGLQGIPTDVEYPTRVIIGEQATSSSGAQTIPVDYTATYVSSALQKAIGLIPRGLPNTPQTHAHSTPWPTQHVGNSHLDTMVESLVQFSKNY, encoded by the exons ATGGAGGCCAATGACAAATTCACAGAAGAAGTTGTTCACTCCAGCCCTTTCCTTGAGCAATTTGACTCACATCTGCAACAAGACGCATCATATGGTGACACAGAGAAACAAGTGTACGTCCACAAAGTAAAAGCTGCGAGTGTACTTGATTTGAGCAAGTCAACAAGAGACGGTTACATCGGTCAAAACTATCAAGGTGCACAACTTATACAGACAACAAACCAGGGGTATAGTAATGACAATATTCTTCATTTACCCACACAACAAGGTAGTATTAAGAACAGTGGAGAGTTGATTCCAGATCTGTTCAACAGGGAAAGTGTAATTTTACCTGGCACTAATTATACACCTAGTGACAATATTGTGATTAAAGACAACAAAGTACAGTGCGATGTCCATATGCCAAATCCTGTCAGTTATAGTCAACTTGCTTCACATGATGATAGCAGACCTGCAGCCAACAACAGACCTATGGAGGAGGGAAATATCTCTTCTGTCTCACAACCTTTTGGAGATGGATTACCAAAAGAACAGGTGTTTGGCAATCATGACAATCAACACTTATTTGTTAACAGGATTGACTGCTCTAATTTGAGCCCCAATGACAAAAGAAATGATGAGAAACAGGAGGAAAATGATACTACTGCTCATCATGCCACAAATGACCAAGTTTGTGTAAACTTAATTGGACCCACAGTGACAGAAACTAAAAGCAATGTGTATCCACTAGCTGAAACATCTACCAACTACAAAGATGGAGCAGAAAAAACATCATCATCACCTTCTGCAGCTGACTGTAAAAAGCCAGAAGTAGAGAATGAGAGTCAACATCTGTCATCTGAGGTGAAGATGGCAACAGTGCACGAAAGTTCTTCATCAGATGAGTCCTCATCAG GTGATGAATCGTCTTCAGAAGCATCATCAACAGATGATGAAGAGGCTTCTACAGAGGTCAATGAGAGTGATTCCATCAAAACGAACCAAAACAGTGTGACAAAGATTTCAGTTGACAATACAGAGCAACAAGATGGTATATTAGACCAAAGACAAGAAACCTTAATGAAGAAAGATGAACAAAAACAGGAGAACTTAGAGGGTGATATCAGTGATGCAGCTGACCAAATAGACTCATCACAAAAATCTTTAGATAATAGCAATGCAGATGCAACTGAATTTGTAACCGTCACCTGGTGTCATTTCAAATGCAAATTCTGCAGTAAAACTTTTCAGATTCGCAAGTTATGGAAGACGCACTTGGTGAAGGACCATGGGGTCAAACCATATGTTTGCATGTACTGTGATGAACGGTTTGAAAAGAAAGGATTGCTTAAAGAACATCATCGTCTTCATGAGACGGGAGGAGTCACAGAGAAGGTAGAGGAGAAAGTGTTAAAGAAAGTCTCCATAAAACCCCAAACtcgtcaaaaacaaaaacaaattaaatccaaaaatattattaaagaatctgatgctACTACAAAGAGGAAAAGGGGTAGACCACCTGGGACCCAGAAGTCCACAACAGCAACTCGTGGAAGGAAGAAAAAAGTGGTTACCAGttcaaaaaaatcaaagaaaCACAATGACCCTGAATTCATACCTAAAGCAAGCAATAGATCAGCAAAAGTTTTAAAAGATAAAGCAGGGCATGATTCTATTGGACTAAATAAACGTAAGCGAGGACCTGTGTTAAGGTATGTGCCGGAAAGTTACGGATCATCAGGGAAAAGGAACCGGAGCAAGATCGCAAACATGTTTCCTTGTACTCAATGCACAAGGACATTCTCCAGCAACCAAGCTAGGTTGTTGCATGAAAAATCTCATAAAGACTATCAGTGTAGTGATTGTGGGGAAATTTTTAAGTTGAAGAGAGAACTTAAGAAACATGAGAACACTCATAAAGCAGAATCAAAGACAACAAAAACGAAAAGCAAACTCAATACTAAAAAAACTAAAGAAAAAGTAGAGGATGTGGAAGATGATGAAAACAGTTCTGAATCAGAGACGGAGGAAGAAGATGATGTGGATAAAGATTATGAAGGTGacagtaatgatgatgatgatgataacaatgaggctactgaaaatgacaaaaatggaCCTTACAAATGCAAGTTCTGCCCAAGAATGATAAAAAAGAAGAGAAATCTTGGCAAACACGAAAAGACTCATGTGAATGGCAACCCGCATACATGTCCACATTGTCAGAAAGTCTACGTACGTCGGCGTGACCTCAGACGACATATGGTGAGACATACAAATGAGAAACCATACCAGTGTGAGAAGTGTAAGAAGAGGTTCAAGCATGAGGTAGGATTACGTCGACACAGGAGATTGCATACTGGGGATGGCTTATTGGTGTGTCAGTTCTGTGGCAAGAAGTACAATGGCAAGGGAAGCTTGAAAGCACATGAACGAATACATACAG GTGAGAGACCTTACAAATGCCACTACTGTGACAAACACTTTGGCACACAGACGGCTCAGAAATACCATGAAATAGAACACACTGGCGCTATGATATGTCACGTATGTGGACGGCAGTTCAAGAGTAAGCATAACCTACAGGAACATGAGCGTATTCATTCCGGGCAAAGACCGTATAAATGTGGACGATGCGATCAAAGTTTTATGAGTGTCGGCGCTCGTCGGTATCACATGAACGTCCACACGGGTGATGAACACTGGTGCGATGTCTGCAATAAACAGTTCACATGTAAAGCATCATTAGACGCACACAAATTCACACACACAGGGTTGCACCCATATGGTTGTAAGTTCTGTCCGAAACATTTTAACAGTATTAGTGGGGTCAGAGGTCATGAGAAACAGGTGCATCTTGGAATGAAACGGAAGCATAAAACTAAATCGCAGAAAGTGTTGGAAAAGGCATTAATCTCACAAAAGAAAACGCAAGCGAATAGAGCGTTGACTAAAAAGGAATTAAAAGCAATAAGTGATGCAGCTAAGGCAGCAACAATGTCCGAGCAATCTGGTGGGGCGTTAAAACCGGGCAGGAAACCACGTTCGGCGGAGAAGCAATTGCCAAATCCATTCAAACAAGCCAAAAATATTCTGCAAGATTACAGCAGTAGTGCAGAACATAAAGACATATCTGATACACAATTTGCAGGTGATACAAATCAGAAGGCAGTACCAATAGCAGTAGATAAAGCACAGTTTGTCCATCCTGGGTTGCAGGGTATCCCCACAGATGTTGAGTACCCAACACGTGTTATCATCGGTGAGCAAGCAACAAGTAGCTCGGGAGCTCAAACCATCCCTGTTGACTACACAGCTACTTATGTCTCCTCTGCCCTCCAAAAAGCAATTGGTCTTATTCCACGGGGTCTGCCTAATACTCCCCAAACTCATGCACATTCTACCCCATGGCCTACCCAACATGTGGGTAACTCACATTTGGATACCATGGTGGAGTCTTTGGTTCAGTTCTCCAAGAACTACTGA